In Paraburkholderia caribensis, a single window of DNA contains:
- the gyrB gene encoding DNA topoisomerase (ATP-hydrolyzing) subunit B: MTDTNNSQPDNSYGASSIQILEGLEAVRKRPGMYIGDTSDGTGLHHLVFEVLDNSIDEALAGHCDDIQVIIHADNSISVTDNGRGIPTGVKRDDKHDPKRSAAEIVMTELHAGGKFDQNSYKVSGGLHGVGVSCVNALSSWLRLTVRRDGKKHFMEFHRGVPQNRVIEEVDGERLSPIPVVGDTENRGTEVHFMADETIFGNVEYHYDILAKRIRELSFLNNGVRIRLTDQRSGKEDDFAFVGGVKGFVEYINKTKTVLHPTIFHIVGEKDGVGVEVAMQWNDSYNENVLCFTNNIPQRDGGTHMTGLRAAMTRVINKYIVDHEIAKKAKVETSGDDMREGLSCVLSVKVPEPKFSSQTKDKLVSSEVRAPVEDVVAKALEEFLLETPNDAKIICGKIVDAARARDAARKAREMTRRKGVLDGVGLPGKLADCQEKDPAKSEIYIVEGDSAGGSAKQGRDRKFQAILPLRGKVLNVEKARYDKLLSSEQIVTLITALGCGIGKEDYNLEKLRYHRIIIMTDADVDGAHIRTLLLTFFYRQMPEMIERGYIYIAQPPLYKVKAGKDERYLKDTAELNAHMLRLALNGSELIPSEGTTPISGDALGELARSYLLAQGVVDRLSRLYDEAALGAVMDGVTIDLSSEQSTQASAVALQDKLRDDPLKPEVNVIPMYDPVRELRSLRVERRHHGNVKVSVIDEEFQLTADYQQLVNTANTFKGLIGEGAVIKRGERSMAVGDFKSAMKWLIADAERNVSKQRYKGLGEMNPEQLWETTMDPNVRRLLRVQIEDAIAADGIFTTLMGDEVEPRRAFIESNALRAGNIDV; the protein is encoded by the coding sequence ATGACTGATACGAACAATTCGCAACCCGATAACAGCTACGGCGCCTCGTCCATTCAGATCCTCGAAGGTCTGGAGGCCGTGCGCAAGCGGCCGGGTATGTACATCGGCGATACATCGGACGGGACCGGTCTGCATCACCTCGTGTTCGAGGTGCTCGACAATTCGATCGACGAGGCGCTCGCCGGTCATTGCGACGACATTCAGGTCATCATCCACGCCGACAACTCGATTTCCGTGACCGACAACGGCCGCGGCATTCCCACAGGCGTCAAGCGCGACGACAAGCACGATCCGAAGCGCAGCGCCGCTGAAATCGTCATGACCGAACTGCACGCGGGCGGCAAGTTCGACCAGAACAGCTACAAGGTGTCGGGCGGTCTGCACGGCGTGGGCGTGTCGTGCGTGAACGCGCTGTCGTCGTGGCTGCGCCTCACCGTGCGCCGTGACGGCAAGAAGCACTTCATGGAGTTCCACCGTGGCGTGCCGCAGAACCGCGTGATCGAAGAAGTGGACGGCGAACGCCTGTCGCCGATCCCCGTGGTCGGCGATACGGAAAACCGTGGCACTGAAGTGCACTTCATGGCCGATGAGACGATCTTCGGCAACGTTGAATACCACTACGACATTCTTGCGAAGCGCATCCGCGAACTCTCGTTCTTGAACAACGGCGTGCGGATTCGTCTCACCGATCAGCGTTCGGGCAAGGAAGACGATTTCGCATTCGTGGGCGGCGTGAAGGGCTTCGTCGAGTACATCAACAAGACGAAGACTGTGCTGCATCCGACCATTTTCCATATCGTCGGCGAGAAGGACGGCGTGGGCGTCGAAGTGGCGATGCAGTGGAACGACAGCTACAACGAAAACGTGCTGTGCTTCACGAACAACATTCCGCAGCGCGACGGCGGCACGCACATGACAGGTCTGCGCGCGGCCATGACGCGTGTGATCAACAAGTACATCGTCGACCACGAAATCGCGAAGAAGGCGAAGGTCGAAACCTCAGGCGACGACATGCGTGAAGGGCTGTCGTGTGTGCTGTCGGTGAAGGTGCCCGAGCCGAAGTTCAGCTCGCAGACGAAGGACAAGCTGGTTTCGTCGGAAGTGCGCGCGCCCGTGGAAGACGTGGTCGCGAAGGCGCTCGAAGAATTCCTGCTGGAAACGCCGAACGACGCGAAGATCATTTGCGGCAAGATCGTCGATGCCGCGCGTGCTCGCGACGCGGCACGCAAGGCGCGTGAAATGACGCGACGCAAGGGCGTGCTGGACGGCGTTGGGTTGCCGGGCAAGCTTGCGGACTGCCAGGAGAAAGATCCTGCCAAGTCTGAGATTTACATCGTCGAGGGTGATTCGGCAGGCGGTTCGGCAAAGCAGGGCCGCGACAGAAAATTCCAGGCCATTCTGCCGCTGCGCGGCAAGGTGCTGAACGTCGAGAAGGCGCGTTACGACAAGCTGCTGTCCTCGGAACAGATCGTCACGCTGATTACGGCGTTGGGCTGCGGCATCGGCAAGGAAGACTACAACCTCGAGAAGCTGCGTTACCACCGCATCATCATCATGACCGACGCGGACGTCGACGGCGCGCACATCCGTACGCTGCTGCTGACGTTCTTCTATCGTCAGATGCCGGAGATGATCGAGCGCGGCTATATCTATATCGCGCAGCCGCCGCTGTACAAGGTGAAGGCGGGCAAGGACGAGCGTTATCTGAAGGACACGGCGGAGTTGAACGCGCATATGCTGCGTCTGGCTCTCAACGGGTCTGAACTGATTCCGTCAGAAGGCACGACGCCGATCTCAGGCGATGCGCTGGGCGAGCTTGCTCGTTCCTATCTGCTGGCGCAGGGAGTCGTGGATCGTCTGAGCAGGTTGTACGACGAAGCGGCCCTCGGCGCGGTCATGGACGGTGTGACGATCGATCTGTCGAGCGAACAGTCGACGCAGGCATCGGCCGTCGCGCTCCAGGACAAGCTGCGCGACGATCCGCTCAAGCCCGAGGTTAACGTGATCCCGATGTACGATCCCGTGCGCGAACTGCGTTCGCTGCGCGTCGAGCGTCGTCATCACGGCAATGTGAAGGTCAGTGTCATCGACGAAGAGTTCCAGCTCACGGCGGATTATCAGCAACTCGTGAACACGGCGAACACGTTCAAGGGGTTGATCGGCGAGGGCGCTGTGATCAAGCGTGGCGAGCGGAGCATGGCTGTCGGCGACTTCAAGAGCGCGATGAAATGGCTGATCGCCGATGCCGAGCGGAACGTTTCGAAGCAGCGCTATAAGGGACTTGGTGAGATGAATCCCGAACAGCTCTGGGAAACGACGATGGACCCGAACGTGCGTCGCTTGCTGCGCGTGCAGATCGAAGATGCGATTGCAGCGGATGGCATCTTTACGACGCTGATGGGTGATGAAGTCGAGCCGCGTCGCGCGTTTATCGAGAGCAATGCGTTGCGGGCGGGGAATATCGACGTTTGA
- the dnaN gene encoding DNA polymerase III subunit beta codes for MQLVKTERDNLLRPLQTVSGIVERRHTLPILANLLITKNGPDVSFLSTDLELQITTRADFGVGGDSVATTVAARKLLDILRAMPDGQVTLTLNDKRLTVQSGKSRFALQTLAADEFPTVAQAKDFGANLAVPQKTFRQLLGMVHFAMAQQDIRYYLNGMLLVVDGDQLMAVATDGHRLAFSSMKIEGSFARQEVIIPRKTILELQRLLEDIDDVLKIDIAPTQVKFTFGGVELVSKLVEGKFPDFQRVIPKSHKNTFVIGREELQRSLQRAAILTSDKFKGVRCIVEPGQLKIMSTNADQEEAQEELEIPYQGDSIDIGFNVTYLLDVLANLKVDLLEISLGDASSSALITIPENDEFKYVVMPMRI; via the coding sequence ATGCAACTGGTCAAGACCGAACGCGATAACCTCCTCAGGCCGCTGCAAACCGTGAGCGGCATTGTCGAACGCCGTCATACGTTGCCGATCCTCGCCAATTTGCTGATTACCAAGAACGGCCCGGACGTCTCGTTCCTGTCCACCGACCTCGAACTGCAAATCACCACGCGCGCCGACTTCGGTGTCGGCGGTGATTCGGTGGCCACGACGGTGGCGGCACGCAAGCTGCTCGACATTCTGCGCGCGATGCCCGACGGGCAGGTCACGCTGACCCTGAACGACAAACGCCTGACCGTCCAGTCCGGCAAAAGCCGTTTCGCCTTGCAGACGCTGGCGGCCGACGAGTTCCCGACCGTCGCTCAAGCTAAAGACTTCGGCGCGAACCTCGCGGTTCCCCAAAAGACATTCCGCCAGCTGCTCGGCATGGTCCACTTCGCGATGGCGCAGCAGGACATCCGTTACTACCTGAACGGCATGCTGCTGGTGGTCGATGGCGATCAATTGATGGCTGTCGCGACGGACGGTCACCGCCTCGCATTTTCGTCGATGAAGATCGAGGGTTCGTTCGCCCGCCAGGAAGTCATCATCCCGCGTAAGACGATTCTCGAACTGCAGCGTCTGCTCGAGGACATTGACGACGTTCTCAAGATCGACATCGCGCCCACGCAGGTCAAGTTCACGTTCGGCGGCGTGGAGCTGGTGTCGAAGCTGGTCGAAGGCAAGTTCCCCGACTTCCAGCGCGTGATTCCGAAGTCGCACAAGAACACGTTCGTGATCGGCCGCGAAGAGCTGCAACGTTCGCTGCAACGTGCGGCCATTCTCACGTCGGACAAGTTCAAGGGCGTGCGCTGCATCGTCGAGCCGGGCCAGCTGAAGATCATGTCCACCAACGCCGACCAGGAAGAGGCGCAGGAAGAACTCGAAATCCCCTACCAGGGCGACAGCATCGACATCGGTTTCAACGTCACGTACCTGCTCGACGTGCTCGCGAACCTGAAGGTCGACCTGCTGGAAATCAGCCTCGGCGACGCGAGTTCGAGCGCGCTGATCACGATTCCCGAGAACGACGAGTTCAAATACGTGGTGATGCCGATGCGCATCTGA
- a CDS encoding AraC family transcriptional regulator, producing MNDIGHRAHYAARLARVLDHIYDHLDEPLDIDRLAGIACLSPYHWHRIYQAMYGETVATTVRRLRLHRAAGFLANGSMPIAEIAGRSGYSSLQSFTRTFSAVYGMPPALYRKAGTHSRFRPSLADSGGCQMTMRDVVIRDIDGFDVLSVDHVGPYMQIGKAFDTLMGWLASRGLLSNEMRMIGIYYDDPTAVAEGELRSKAGVWLPRAVDVSGDGLVSVTSIAGGRYAVLRHKGPYADMASAYQWLYGEWLVNSEHEAADAPVFEEYLNNPKETAPANLLTDICLPVV from the coding sequence ATGAACGATATCGGCCATCGCGCGCACTATGCCGCGCGGCTCGCGCGGGTGCTCGACCATATCTACGATCACCTCGACGAGCCGCTCGATATCGACCGGCTTGCCGGGATTGCGTGTCTGTCGCCGTATCACTGGCACCGGATCTATCAGGCGATGTACGGCGAAACGGTCGCGACGACCGTGCGCCGGCTGCGGTTGCATCGCGCGGCGGGCTTTCTTGCGAATGGGTCGATGCCGATTGCCGAGATCGCCGGCAGGTCTGGCTATAGCAGTTTGCAGTCGTTCACGCGGACGTTCAGCGCCGTTTACGGCATGCCGCCCGCGCTGTATCGGAAGGCCGGGACGCACAGCCGGTTCCGGCCGTCACTTGCGGATTCAGGAGGATGCCAAATGACGATGAGAGATGTGGTGATACGCGATATCGACGGCTTCGACGTGCTGAGCGTCGATCACGTCGGGCCGTATATGCAGATCGGCAAGGCGTTCGATACGCTGATGGGATGGCTGGCTTCCCGTGGACTGCTGTCGAACGAGATGCGGATGATCGGCATTTACTACGATGACCCGACGGCGGTCGCCGAGGGTGAACTGCGGTCAAAGGCAGGTGTGTGGCTGCCGCGTGCCGTCGATGTCTCGGGAGATGGGCTGGTGAGCGTCACGTCGATCGCGGGCGGCCGGTACGCGGTGTTGCGGCATAAGGGGCCTTACGCGGATATGGCGTCGGCGTATCAATGGCTCTATGGCGAGTGGCTGGTGAACTCGGAACACGAGGCCGCCGACGCGCCAGTATTCGAGGAGTATTTGAATAATCCTAAGGAGACCGCGCCGGCGAACTTGCTGACGGATATCTGCTTGCCGGTGGTTTAG
- the eat gene encoding ethanolamine permease, with amino-acid sequence MKSESTTQHKGAVTHHELKQTLGTWQLWGIAVGLVISGEYFGWSYGWASAGTLGFVITALFIAAMYTTFIFSFTELTTSIPHAGGPFAYARHAFGPTGGYIAGAATLVEFVFAPPAIALAIGAYLHVQFPGLEPKHAAMGAYLVFMALNIVGVQIAAAFELCVTLLAIFELLVFMGVVSPGFQWSNFAKGGWAGSDTFSMGSFHGMFAAIPFAIWFFLAIEGVAMAAEEAKNPKRSIPIAYVTGILTLVVLAIGVMVFAGAAGDWTKLSNINDPLPQAMKFIVGENSGWMHMLVWLGLFGLVASFHGIILGYSRQIFALARAGYLPEWLSKVHPRFKTPHRAILAGGVVGIAAIYSDELIQFGGQTLTANIVTMSVFGAIVMYIISMLSLFKLRRTDPNMERPFRAPLFPYFPAFALVAAVISLATMIYFNLLVALVFAAFIALGYGYFLMTRHQREVAPADALLEE; translated from the coding sequence ATGAAATCAGAGTCGACAACCCAGCACAAAGGCGCCGTTACGCATCACGAACTGAAACAGACGCTCGGCACCTGGCAGCTTTGGGGCATCGCCGTCGGGCTCGTGATCTCCGGCGAGTATTTCGGCTGGAGCTACGGGTGGGCGAGCGCCGGCACGCTCGGTTTCGTGATCACCGCGCTGTTCATCGCCGCGATGTACACGACCTTCATTTTCAGTTTCACCGAACTCACCACGTCGATTCCGCACGCGGGCGGCCCGTTCGCCTACGCGCGCCACGCGTTCGGTCCGACGGGCGGCTATATCGCGGGCGCCGCGACGCTCGTCGAGTTCGTGTTCGCGCCACCCGCGATCGCACTCGCGATCGGCGCGTATCTGCATGTGCAGTTTCCCGGCCTCGAACCCAAACACGCGGCAATGGGCGCGTATCTGGTATTCATGGCGTTGAATATCGTCGGCGTGCAGATCGCGGCGGCGTTCGAGTTGTGCGTGACGCTGCTCGCGATCTTCGAGTTGCTCGTGTTCATGGGCGTCGTGTCGCCGGGCTTCCAGTGGTCGAACTTCGCGAAGGGCGGCTGGGCCGGTTCCGATACGTTCAGCATGGGCTCGTTCCACGGCATGTTCGCGGCGATTCCGTTTGCGATCTGGTTTTTCCTCGCGATCGAAGGCGTTGCAATGGCCGCCGAAGAAGCGAAGAACCCGAAGCGCTCCATCCCGATCGCCTACGTGACGGGCATCCTGACGCTCGTCGTGCTGGCTATCGGCGTGATGGTGTTCGCGGGCGCGGCGGGCGACTGGACGAAGCTCTCCAACATCAACGACCCGCTGCCGCAAGCGATGAAATTCATCGTCGGCGAAAACAGCGGCTGGATGCACATGCTGGTCTGGCTGGGCCTGTTTGGCCTCGTCGCGTCGTTCCACGGCATCATCCTCGGTTACTCCCGGCAAATCTTCGCGCTGGCGCGCGCGGGTTACCTGCCCGAGTGGCTGTCGAAAGTGCATCCGCGCTTCAAGACCCCGCATCGCGCGATTCTCGCGGGCGGCGTGGTCGGCATCGCCGCGATCTATAGCGACGAACTGATCCAGTTCGGCGGCCAGACGCTGACAGCGAACATCGTGACGATGTCGGTATTTGGCGCTATCGTGATGTACATCATCAGCATGCTGTCGCTCTTCAAGCTGCGCCGTACCGACCCGAACATGGAGCGTCCGTTCCGCGCGCCGCTGTTTCCGTACTTTCCGGCGTTCGCGCTGGTGGCCGCAGTGATTTCGCTGGCGACGATGATCTACTTCAATCTGCTCGTCGCGCTGGTGTTCGCCGCGTTCATCGCGCTCGGCTACGGGTACTTCCTGATGACCCGTCATCAACGCGAAGTCGCGCCCGCCGATGCATTGCTCGAAGAATGA
- the eutC gene encoding ethanolamine ammonia-lyase subunit EutC, with the protein MSDSIEKNAWQALRAFTNARIALGRAGNSLPTAPLLAFNLSHAQARDAVHHPLDADILHEQLRAHGFVSLDVHSAAPDRAHYLRRPDMGRRLSDESRDALRTAATNDAPDVVFVIADGLSAFAASKQSIPLLQAITKRLADWKIGPVIVARQSRVALGDEIGELLKTKLVVMLIGERPGLSSPDSLGVYLTYAPKVGCSDAQRNCISNVRPEGLDYEAAAHKLHYLLTHARRLGLTGVGLKDDSDALLHAEEAAPAIPDASKK; encoded by the coding sequence ATGAGCGATTCGATCGAAAAGAATGCGTGGCAGGCGTTGCGGGCCTTCACGAATGCGCGCATCGCCTTGGGCCGCGCGGGCAACAGTCTGCCGACTGCGCCGCTGCTCGCGTTCAATCTGTCGCATGCGCAGGCGCGCGATGCCGTGCACCATCCTCTCGACGCCGACATCCTGCACGAACAGCTGCGCGCGCACGGCTTCGTGTCGCTCGACGTGCATAGCGCCGCGCCGGATCGCGCGCATTACTTGCGGCGTCCGGATATGGGACGGCGCCTGTCCGATGAGAGCCGCGACGCGCTACGCACGGCGGCGACCAATGATGCACCCGACGTCGTCTTCGTGATCGCTGATGGACTGTCTGCATTCGCCGCGTCGAAACAATCGATTCCACTCCTGCAAGCGATCACGAAGCGTCTCGCCGACTGGAAGATCGGACCTGTGATCGTTGCACGTCAATCGCGTGTCGCGCTGGGCGATGAGATCGGTGAGTTGCTGAAAACGAAGCTCGTCGTGATGCTGATCGGCGAAAGGCCGGGGCTGAGTTCGCCGGATAGTCTCGGCGTCTATCTGACGTATGCGCCGAAAGTGGGATGCAGCGACGCGCAGCGCAACTGCATTTCAAACGTGCGGCCTGAAGGACTCGATTACGAAGCCGCGGCGCACAAGCTGCACTATCTGTTGACGCATGCGCGTCGTCTGGGGTTGACAGGCGTCGGCTTGAAGGACGACAGCGACGCGCTGCTTCATGCCGAAGAAGCTGCGCCCGCTATTCCCGACGCCTCGAAGAAATAG
- the adh gene encoding aldehyde dehydrogenase, translating to MNHAEMKFLTTEFPFKKQYANFIGGEWVKPVGGEYFDNVSPITGEPFTSIPRSREADIELALDAAHRAKAAWGKTSTTERANILNKIADRMEANLQRLAVAETIDNGKPLRETMAADIPLAIDHFRYFAGTVRAQEGGISEIDHDTVAYHFHEPLGVVGQIIPWNFPILMATWKLAPALAAGNCVVLKPAEQTPASILVLLELIQDLLPAGVLNVVNGFGLEAGKPLASNKRIAKIAFTGETTTGRLIMQYASQNIIPVTLELGGKSPNIFFADVLDKDDSFFDKALEGFAMFALNQGEVCTCPSRVLIEESIYDRFMERAVKRVAAIQQGHPLDSKTMIGAQASREQLEKILSYIDLGKQEGAQCLIGGEQNKFDGELAKGYYVKPTVFRGHNKMRIFQEEIFGPVVSVTTFKNEEEALEIANDTLYGLGAGVWTRDGTRAYRFGREIQAGRVWTNCYHAYPAHAAFGGYKQSGIGRENHKMMLDHYQQTKNLLVSYSDKPLGFF from the coding sequence ATGAATCACGCAGAGATGAAGTTTCTGACAACCGAGTTCCCGTTCAAGAAGCAGTACGCGAATTTCATCGGCGGTGAATGGGTGAAGCCGGTTGGCGGCGAGTACTTCGACAACGTCTCGCCGATTACGGGCGAACCGTTCACGTCGATTCCGCGTTCGCGCGAAGCCGACATCGAACTTGCGCTGGACGCCGCGCATCGCGCGAAGGCGGCCTGGGGCAAGACGTCGACCACCGAGCGCGCCAATATTCTCAACAAGATCGCCGACCGCATGGAGGCGAACCTGCAGCGCCTCGCCGTCGCCGAGACGATCGACAACGGCAAGCCGCTGCGTGAAACGATGGCGGCCGACATTCCCCTCGCAATCGATCACTTCCGCTATTTCGCGGGCACCGTGCGCGCACAGGAAGGCGGCATTTCGGAGATCGATCACGACACGGTCGCGTATCACTTTCATGAGCCGCTCGGCGTGGTCGGTCAGATCATTCCGTGGAACTTCCCGATCCTGATGGCCACATGGAAGCTCGCGCCCGCGCTCGCGGCAGGCAATTGCGTCGTGCTGAAGCCCGCGGAACAGACGCCCGCTTCGATTCTCGTGCTGCTCGAACTGATTCAGGATCTGCTGCCGGCGGGTGTGCTGAACGTGGTCAATGGTTTCGGTCTCGAAGCGGGCAAGCCGCTCGCGTCGAACAAACGCATTGCGAAGATCGCCTTCACGGGCGAAACGACGACGGGCCGCCTGATCATGCAGTACGCGAGCCAGAACATCATTCCCGTGACGCTGGAACTTGGCGGCAAGAGCCCGAACATCTTCTTCGCCGACGTGCTCGACAAGGACGACAGCTTCTTCGATAAGGCACTCGAAGGCTTCGCGATGTTCGCGCTGAATCAGGGCGAAGTCTGCACCTGCCCGTCGCGAGTGTTGATCGAAGAGTCGATTTACGACCGCTTCATGGAGCGCGCGGTGAAGCGCGTCGCCGCCATCCAGCAGGGACATCCGCTCGACTCGAAGACGATGATCGGCGCACAGGCTTCGCGAGAGCAACTGGAAAAGATCCTGTCGTACATCGATCTCGGCAAGCAGGAAGGTGCGCAATGCCTGATAGGCGGTGAGCAGAACAAGTTCGACGGCGAACTCGCGAAGGGCTATTACGTGAAGCCGACCGTGTTCCGCGGTCACAACAAGATGCGCATCTTCCAGGAAGAAATCTTCGGGCCTGTCGTTTCCGTCACGACGTTCAAGAACGAAGAAGAAGCGCTGGAGATCGCCAATGACACGCTGTATGGCCTCGGCGCCGGCGTCTGGACGCGCGACGGCACGCGTGCCTATCGCTTCGGTCGCGAGATCCAGGCAGGCCGTGTGTGGACGAATTGCTACCACGCGTACCCGGCGCATGCGGCATTCGGCGGCTACAAGCAGTCGGGCATCGGACGCGAGAATCACAAGATGATGCTCGATCACTACCAGCAAACCAAGAATCTGCTGGTCAGCTATAGCGACAAACCGTTGGGCTTCTTCTGA
- a CDS encoding DUF779 domain-containing protein, whose amino-acid sequence MSEEGVARVVATDAAVKLIRQLSAEHGPIIFHQSGGCCDGSAPMCFPSNEFMVGGSDVRLGEIAGVPFYMSESQFEYWQHTQLIIDAVPGNGGMFSLERPTGLRFLTRSRLYSDEENAWLEKHPVSKADAV is encoded by the coding sequence ATGAGCGAAGAAGGCGTTGCGCGTGTCGTGGCAACGGATGCGGCGGTCAAGCTGATCCGGCAGTTGAGCGCCGAGCACGGTCCGATTATTTTCCATCAGTCGGGCGGATGTTGCGACGGCAGCGCGCCGATGTGTTTTCCGTCGAATGAATTCATGGTCGGCGGATCGGATGTGAGGCTCGGCGAGATTGCAGGCGTGCCGTTCTATATGAGCGAATCGCAATTCGAGTACTGGCAGCACACGCAGTTGATCATCGATGCCGTGCCTGGCAACGGCGGCATGTTTTCACTGGAGCGGCCCACGGGTCTGCGGTTCCTGACGCGCTCGCGCCTGTACAGCGATGAAGAGAATGCGTGGCTCGAAAAGCACCCGGTGAGCAAAGCCGACGCTGTTTGA
- a CDS encoding ethanolamine ammonia-lyase subunit EutB, with product MSYTETIGSRTYRFADLKMLMAKASPLRSGDQLAGIAAASEEERVAAKMALADVPLRTFLNEALVPYETDEVTRLVVDTHSPEAFAEISHLTVGEFRNWLLSSSTDTAALTRITKGLTPEMVAAVSKLMRNQDLILAARKRPVITRFRNTVGLPGHMSVRLQPNHPTDDVKGIAASMIDGLMYGCGDAMVGINPASDSLSAITKLLMMIDDFRTRYQVPTQSCVLTHVTNTIAAIEKGAPVDLVFQSIAGTEKANAGFGISLALLQEAYDAALSLKRGTVGNNVMYFETGQGSALSADAHHGVDQQTCEVRAYAVARQFNPFLVNTVVGFIGPEYLYDGKQITRAGLEDHFCGKLLGVPMGCDICYTNHAEADQDDMDNLLTLLGVAGINFIMGIPGADDVMLNYQSTSFHDALYVRDVLGLRRAPEFEEWLESMQITDPRGALLNAPTRQPLLEGASEWMGIA from the coding sequence ATGAGCTACACGGAGACAATCGGCAGCCGCACCTATCGTTTTGCCGATCTGAAGATGCTGATGGCGAAGGCGAGCCCGCTGCGTTCCGGCGACCAGCTCGCCGGCATCGCGGCGGCGAGCGAGGAAGAGCGCGTCGCCGCGAAGATGGCGCTCGCCGACGTGCCGCTGCGCACCTTCCTCAACGAAGCGCTGGTTCCTTACGAAACCGACGAAGTCACGCGCCTCGTCGTCGATACGCATTCGCCTGAAGCCTTCGCCGAGATTTCGCATCTGACGGTAGGCGAGTTTCGCAACTGGCTGCTGTCCAGTTCGACGGATACGGCGGCGCTCACGCGCATCACAAAAGGGCTCACGCCCGAGATGGTCGCGGCCGTGTCGAAGCTGATGCGCAATCAGGATCTGATCCTCGCGGCGCGCAAGCGGCCTGTCATCACGCGCTTTCGCAACACGGTCGGGCTGCCGGGTCACATGTCGGTGCGTCTGCAGCCGAATCATCCGACGGATGACGTGAAGGGCATCGCCGCTTCGATGATCGACGGCCTGATGTACGGTTGCGGCGACGCGATGGTCGGCATCAATCCCGCGTCCGACAGTCTTTCCGCGATCACGAAGCTGCTGATGATGATCGACGACTTCCGCACGCGGTATCAGGTGCCGACGCAATCCTGCGTGCTCACCCACGTCACCAACACGATTGCGGCAATCGAGAAGGGCGCGCCCGTCGACCTCGTGTTCCAGTCGATCGCGGGCACCGAGAAGGCGAACGCGGGTTTCGGCATCTCGCTTGCGCTGCTGCAGGAAGCGTATGACGCGGCGTTGTCGCTCAAGCGCGGCACGGTCGGCAACAACGTGATGTACTTCGAGACGGGGCAGGGCAGTGCGCTGTCGGCGGATGCGCATCACGGCGTCGATCAGCAGACCTGCGAGGTCCGCGCGTATGCCGTCGCGCGCCAGTTCAATCCGTTTCTGGTGAATACCGTGGTCGGCTTTATCGGCCCGGAGTATCTGTACGACGGCAAGCAGATCACGCGCGCGGGCCTTGAAGATCACTTCTGCGGCAAGCTGCTCGGCGTGCCGATGGGTTGCGACATCTGCTACACGAATCACGCGGAAGCCGATCAGGATGACATGGACAATCTGCTGACGCTGCTTGGCGTCGCGGGCATCAACTTCATCATGGGCATTCCCGGCGCGGACGACGTGATGCTGAATTACCAGAGCACGTCGTTCCATGACGCGCTCTATGTGCGTGACGTACTCGGCTTGCGCCGCGCGCCCGAGTTCGAAGAATGGCTGGAGTCGATGCAGATCACCGATCCACGCGGTGCGCTGCTCAATGCGCCGACCAGACAGCCGTTGCTCGAAGGCGCGAGCGAATGGATGGGCATCGCATGA